The Vibrio tubiashii ATCC 19109 genome has a segment encoding these proteins:
- a CDS encoding YigZ family protein: MNDLPYLIPAQPTQFEEEIKKSVFITYLAHTPSIDLAKAFVEQIKSKHSDARHNCWGFVAGRPEDSMQWGFSDDGEPSGTAGKPILAQLSGSGVGEITAVVTRYSGGIKLGTGGLVKAYGGGVQQALKSLQTIEKKITTKLLLELDYGFMPIAQSLFPQFGAQEVSAEYSELVKMVIEIELRQVSDFTQTIINKSGAKVQVTSLDKQQR, from the coding sequence ATGAATGACCTGCCGTACTTAATACCTGCACAACCCACTCAGTTTGAAGAGGAAATAAAGAAAAGTGTCTTTATTACTTACCTTGCGCATACTCCATCAATTGACTTAGCTAAAGCGTTTGTTGAGCAGATAAAAAGCAAACACTCGGATGCGCGACATAATTGCTGGGGATTTGTTGCCGGTAGACCTGAAGATTCAATGCAATGGGGCTTTAGCGACGACGGTGAGCCATCAGGAACCGCGGGGAAACCTATATTGGCGCAATTATCAGGGTCGGGAGTGGGTGAAATTACGGCTGTGGTGACTCGCTACTCTGGTGGTATCAAGCTGGGAACCGGTGGATTGGTTAAAGCATATGGTGGTGGGGTACAGCAAGCTCTCAAGTCGCTTCAAACAATTGAGAAAAAAATAACCACAAAACTACTACTAGAGTTAGACTATGGGTTTATGCCAATTGCACAGTCTCTATTTCCTCAGTTCGGAGCTCAAGAAGTCAGTGCTGAGTACAGTGAGTTGGTTAAAATGGTTATCGAGATTGAACTTCGTCAAGTGAGTGACTTTACTCAAACCATTATTAATAAGAGTGGCGCCAAGGTACAGGTTACCTCGTTGGACAAACAACAAAGATAA